From the Roseateles sp. XES5 genome, one window contains:
- a CDS encoding DsbA family protein yields the protein MTFKTKLAATVALTIAVAAPLPALALDDAQKKEMGEFIKEYLIENPEILLDVQEALQKKQEAQQQAKAQSAITDNEKAIFSSPYDIALGNPKGDVTIVEFFDYNCGYCKRALSDMDAILKEDKNVRFVLKELPILGPDSLAAHKVSAAFRDLAPEKYGEFHRALLGGEGRATDESAVALAASMGVAEADIRKAMEEKPHDDAVRQAYSLANDLGITGTPSYVLGQDMVYGAVGVDELREKIANVRACGKASCS from the coding sequence GCTCTCACCATCGCGGTCGCAGCGCCCCTTCCCGCCCTTGCTCTCGACGATGCGCAGAAGAAGGAGATGGGGGAATTCATCAAGGAATACCTCATCGAGAACCCGGAAATCCTTCTCGACGTGCAGGAGGCCCTGCAGAAGAAGCAGGAAGCCCAGCAGCAGGCCAAGGCCCAGTCCGCCATCACCGACAACGAGAAGGCGATCTTCTCCTCGCCCTACGACATCGCGCTCGGCAATCCGAAGGGCGACGTCACCATCGTCGAGTTCTTCGATTACAATTGCGGCTACTGCAAGCGCGCCCTCTCCGACATGGATGCGATCCTGAAGGAGGACAAGAACGTCCGCTTCGTCCTCAAGGAACTGCCGATCCTCGGCCCCGATTCGCTCGCCGCCCACAAGGTGAGCGCCGCCTTCCGCGATCTCGCGCCGGAAAAATACGGCGAATTCCACCGGGCCCTGCTCGGCGGTGAAGGCCGCGCGACGGACGAGAGCGCCGTGGCGCTTGCCGCCAGCATGGGCGTCGCCGAGGCCGATATCCGCAAGGCCATGGAAGAAAAGCCGCATGACGACGCCGTGCGCCAGGCCTATTCGCTGGCCAACGACCTCGGCATCACCGGCACGCCGTCCTACGTGCTCGGCCAGGACATGGTCTATGGCGCGGTGGGCGTGGACGAGCTTCGCGAGAAAATCGCCAATGTGCGCGCCTGCGGCAAGGCAAGCTGCTCGTAG
- the aroQ gene encoding type II 3-dehydroquinate dehydratase, giving the protein MASTLFVLNGPNLNALGKREPGIYGGQTLADIEALCKAEGEKLGFAVDFRQSNHEGDLVDWIHEAGDTAAGIAINAGAYTHTSIALHDAIRAVKIPVVELHLSNVHAREEFRHKSMIAPAVKGVICGFGAHSYVLALHALSSITT; this is encoded by the coding sequence ATGGCTTCGACCCTTTTCGTGCTCAACGGCCCCAACCTGAACGCACTCGGCAAACGCGAGCCCGGTATCTATGGCGGCCAGACGCTCGCCGATATCGAAGCGCTGTGCAAAGCCGAGGGCGAGAAGCTGGGTTTTGCCGTCGATTTCCGCCAATCCAACCATGAAGGCGACCTGGTCGACTGGATCCATGAGGCCGGCGACACCGCTGCCGGCATCGCCATCAACGCCGGTGCCTATACCCACACTTCGATCGCGCTGCACGACGCCATCCGCGCCGTGAAGATCCCGGTGGTCGAACTGCACCTTTCCAACGTGCATGCCCGCGAGGAATTCCGCCACAAGTCGATGATCGCGCCCGCCGTAAAGGGCGTCATCTGCGGCTTTGGCGCGCATAGCTATGTCCTTGCGCTCCATG